From Branchiostoma floridae strain S238N-H82 chromosome 5, Bfl_VNyyK, whole genome shotgun sequence:
CCCATGTACAATGGATCCTAGATTAGAATACAAATGTTATATATGCTTTGAGCTATGTATGACTTTTATAAGCTTTACCAACATTTGGTCAGTACCATGCATGTTACCTTTTCTGTACATTACTTGAACCACATTCCATTATCTTGCCTTGAGTTTAAGCACAGCTTTGTTTTTACATAAAAAGAATTTCATGTTAACATAGAGCTTGAGTGGTAAATTATTGATACAATTAGACTGGTTGCATATTCACATTTTAGTTTTTCAGTTGAATGTTTATTGAATGGACCAATCCTTAAGCCCCGCtcttcgatcatgttctatttcgaacacctccatcaaaaacagtGCTAGTAGGACAGAACTGTAACTGATAAAACCGACTGACTTGGGTTTAGCTTTTTTGGCCCTAAAATCCTCTCAGATTGGGCCAAAAAAATACGATGCCCTCTTTATTAAAGGCTACATCCACTTGGTATAGTCGTTTGAGGAGGGGACACATATAGCTGCGGTAAGGGCATTATAATTTCCGTCAAAGTGAAAGCAGGAGGCACTccatagcattacattgttggTGGGCAAGAGTGCCTGGTTTTTGACATGCGGTCTATGCATGTGTAAAgcaggtgttcgaaatagaataggggttTTTACCTTTGTTTGATATGATGTTcgatcaggatcggtccattattAATTGAAGTTAGCATTATTACAGTAATTTATTGATTGAAGtatgtatactacatgtattatgtttttttccagtACAACTGAAATGTAAGATAATACACAGGCAACAGTGGTGTTTGATTTTGTCTAGTCAAAGAGTACTTAAATAGGTCATGTACAGTTTAATCATTTGAATTTGCCACCGTATGTACTTACATAAATATATTCTCTAAGCAGAAGCGATCGTGGAGATACGTGTTGAAGCGGTTTGGATTTTTGCCGTCTCGCTCTCCTCACAAGGGAAGTGAGCCAGTAAAACCCTGCAGCTTACATGTTTTAACCTGTTAAGAATAAAGATTCTTGCTTGTTGCTGTATTTAGTTGTTTGCCTTGTCTGTTCATGCCCATCCATTGCAGTTTGTTCTGCTATCTACCTCCAGATAGAACACCTCCCCTATGCTATTACAACATCATGGCATGGTAGTTATCTTTAAGAGTTGGATGATAAAAGacagtgttgtattttttgCAGTTGAAAAGTAGGCAACAAGAAATGCCCTTAAAAGAACATCTGAATGTAAAAAACATGAGGAAAATTCTCAATCTGCTTTGAGATCATAGAATTTGAGGAAGTTCAGAAAAGCCATTAATAATGCCAGAACTACACATTAATGCATGTTTTGGTAACCTATCAAGAAATGGACAAAATAACTTCCCAAATTAAACAATGCTTCGCTCTAGATGTCATTTAATTCAATAAGCAACATTTGAGAAAATGACAATTGATCAAGTCAACTTTCTTCCATGTCTGTCATTTATAACAATCTTCCGCACACTTATATTTAGTTTTTCTTCTAAATATACTTCACTTGAATAATAAAGACGTCATATTCTAGCAACAATGGCCAAAATTTCTTATTCCATATCCAGGTATATAGCAACTGGAATAAATAATTCAATAAAACTAGGTACAGTACTTCTCAAATCCAcagaataaaacaacaacatctgaTGATATCACACTTAAGTTACAGGGAAATACAACATGAATTAGTCACGATAGCCTTCTGAAATGATAATTCTTCAATAGAGCAACAAAATCCAgaacaatgaaaatgaaatggtaCATTTTACTTATCTTGCATGATGTTTGGCCTTAATATTAATTGATGAATAAGTAAAACGCCATGAGTGTTCGACCAACAAAAATAACATATGAGAACTTTATGTGTTAAAATTCATGTTCTACAGTATACTTCTCCAGGTCAGCAGCTAGACCCATACTAGGTTATACATATTATGCAAGGCAACATTGCAGTTGATAAataaatctgtatctatataatgttatatatatcaTGCAACACAAACTTGAGTCGATGGTTGGCTTAGTTTTATTTGCCTATTCTCCCAAATAgtatctatatatgtatgttttctCCAAAATTCTGGCATCCTTGTCCTGTTGGCAATTTCAAAGTCTTTGAGGctgattttcttctttttgttctcGCAGTGTTTTCAACCTCTCATGCCAGGGGCACTAGCCAATACTCAAGCAGCCTGAAGGCAATGCCTAGTGTGACAGATTGGAGCCTTTGATTCAGCCAACCATAGAGTGAAGTTTGTGCGGCGTTACAGGATCGGAGAGAGGTTATCATTCAGTTCACCCCCCTGAAGTCTGCCATGTCGTCGTCAGTGTGAGTAGTAGAGGTGAGGTCATGTTGGACCATATCGGAGGAGGACGCCAGCAGGTCGGAGTCAGAGTGCTGCAGGATGGGACCTGGAGAAAATACACAACACCATTTAAAGCATGTTCCAGCTCTTATACTTTTTCttggttttatttatttttggaatCATTAACTCTCTTAACCCCCTTGTAACTTCCTTATGAACTGCAAAGCACCAGCATGTAAATACTAAAAGGGCAATGATGCTGCCTTTCTTAAGGTGCATTACATTTCTAACTCAGTAATGTGATAATTTAGGAAATCATACAATGACTGATTCTACATACTATAAGTTAAGATGTGGCTGAAACATCATTATTCTTGattatatttatttcttaaatcACAAAAGGACAGCTTTTGCAGCAAAGCTTGTTTCCATGCTGTGGATAAGTACTCCTATCTTCAAGGGCTAGTCTTTTCCTCCCACATTACATATCAATCATACCTGTTAGAGTTGCAAATGGTATGACATCCGAGGTTGACAGCTGTCCGTCATCCACGTCAGACGTCGAGGACTGCACGAAGGTGACATTGTCGCTGACGATGACGTAATGAGTGGACGCTGAGGTGGTGACGTCTAGTCCCTCTGACTGACTGACATCTGCCATACTGGTGCTTACAATGGCCTGGAAACACATGTATGCATAATTGTGTGATCACTTGTTAAGCCACAAAATATCCTCCTCTTCATCAATAAGCTTTGGACTCgctgatgaaggttagacatcgaggtaataagatatgcctgGCACTGACAAAAGTTAGTctgtggatgctacctgaaacctttaaccgtttccaaaatcatattgagttgcttgagtatttCCTATTTGGCACAATTTAGATAGCCTGAGTAACTTTTCCCTTGGTTAGCAagtgaaaggattgagccagggGTCACTaaggaggatggtactcaggctacaattTTCAACACATCTTTCAACAAAAAGGCACCATTTGACACTTCTTTTATAAATCTTACAGAGTATATCTTTTATCAGACATCAGCTGGGGCATCAAAAAACATTGTAATACAGTAGTTACCTCAGCTGTGACATAGTGTGCACTGTCTGGCAGCAAATGTGCAGTTGTGATGCTTCCATCATCAGTGAGCCCTGATTGGCTGATGTGGCTGTGGTCCTCAAGATCCGATTGGCTTATGGAGTGGTGTGCATccagctctgattggctgctgcCAGGCTGCTCCCCtagctgtgattggctgatgacATCCTGAGAGCTTATCACTGATTGGCTTATGGCTTCGGCACTGAGATCTGATTGGCTAATAGTGGCATGTCCAGTTATATCAGACTGACAGATTCTAACATGAGAAGTAAAATCTGATTGGCTGGCCATGGGGTGGGCATTGTAACTTGATTGGCAGACAGATGCATGGCTGCCGTagtctgattggctgatgttgGAGTCCTCACTGTATTGTGATTGGCTGACACTGTCCTGCAGATGGCTGCTACAGGACAGGTCTTCTGATTGGGAGACTTCATTTAAACCTGTAACACAATTAGACAGAAGGTTAGTCAAAACTTTGTACAAAGCATTGCAGAGTTATGTCTTAATAAGGTGGTACCATAGCCTTTATAAGAAGGTAGGGGCAGTGGGTAAGGTAGGGTATTGGGAGGCAGTGAACAACCCTCTCCTCCCGTTGCCTTCAACCTCCCCAATACAAGTCAGTTAACCATTTTTACACCctggtggagtgaggaaagtcgtgtataGAGCCTTTCCCAAGAGTACAAGGTCGCATGGCAGGATTTGGACATCTGGCTTCTGGACCATTCTGCAGTTCCGCCACACAATCCCACAAGAAATTTTATCTTTACAAGCTTtcaaaaagtatttcaaaaagAATTTTCAGGGACATGCTATGCAATACATGATGCACGTACTGTCGTCCGGGTGTCCCATGCCTTGATCGGGAagtcctgattggctgatggcAGCGATGTCCGAGGTGTTGAGAGTGGTGGTGATGTCGTGGTCCTGACCGGTGGACGtgctgatgatgatgtggtCAGACTGGGGGGTCAGCTGGACGGTCACGTTCTCATTACTGGCCAGTTGGTCAGTCTGGATATAACAGTACCACATATCAACTTTTCTGTAAAAGGCACTCTTTCATCATGCAATACATTACAGTTTCTACTGAATTACATGTTCagtatgtatacattttgtatgtgtaccTTATGGTAGTTTCATGTCTGTGAACTTGACTGTATAGCTTCACATATAGCCATAGCATTTACCTTCTAAAAAAACCTGTAACAATTTAGGCATTCTATATTGAGTGAGAAAGTGatatttttgacgacgcctcaggggagtcgtcaaatggtatatattagattcagtctgcaaaaattctaggaattgcacaggcatttttccacaggaatgctagtagtccacagtatgctgggtatgcaagtccCCCCCACCCAAATCTATACCAGATGTATCTCAGGTATCTTAGAGGAATTCTAGAGAAGATTTCCAGACAGCAGTAGGCAAAAGAGAGAGTCTATTGTTCTGCAGGCATTCCAAGTTGAGAGGTACAGGATAGGGTCAGAGGTCCCAGGACCAACTACTCATCAATGTCTAGTTAAGGCTGCTTAGCAGACTGACAGGACCAAAACACACTGTAGTGCTAcacactgtagtgctcagctgtaggtttaggttactggcagaccattgtgctgtaccagggatagtacatttctgctggctgtaggttcgtgttacaggtgggcttgtatattgtgccagggatagggaagttccagtctatttctgatatgagctgtattgttgttcaCCTCAATcatcgtcatggcaataatatttttattgccagtcttgttggaAATGGTGGAACTAGGTTTATGCAAAAGATAGCTTCTGTCTTCTACTTACTATTTTCTCTTTGGTTTTACGTTTCTGCTCTGgcagttttaaaacaaaaacaaacagaactaaacaaaacaaagccagaCAAACAAGACAACCCTACCTGTACGGTTTGAACGATGATCTGATCAGATGAAGTGGGCGTGGCCGTGTACACCATGCCGGAGGACGGACGGAGGATGTAGGTACCCTGGGTACTGGTGGGGGTCAGCTGCATGGTGGACTGCAGTACCTCAAAGGACTGGTAGGAGGTGCCTGCTATGAGCTGACTCTCCTCAGGCTGCACAGGTTGGTTACCTTGCTCTGCGGCTGCTACAGTGGTGGTAGTGATGGTAGCTGTGGCACCTAGGTAACACATCGTGACTTTTTACCCTCCCAAATTAAAGCTTATGTTTCCCTTATAAGTTAAAGTTCGAAAAGAAACTAAGGATTAAGATGATTTAATAAGCTTCTTTATGGTTCAAACTGTGCAAAATGTGATGAATTgtgagtaatatgtcaaagatgaaggcccctgagacataaacaaaacatgcctAGACATGCACTAAGCATGGTGTAGACAAGAGCTGTTTAAAAATACAATCTTAAACTTCTCCCTGCTTTCTAACCACATAACCAACACAAAATTGGTGCCAAACTTTTTCCATAGAGGCTGACGGCTGAAATACTTACTGCACAAAGCTAGCTACACTACTAAaggtctacctgcaccaaattGTTCTTACCAGCCTGGGGTACAGGAATGGGCAGCTGGACAGTGGCCATGTTGGGCAGGTCCTGGCTGTGGCTGGGACCACCGTTGACCAGGAGCTCCCCCCTGATGTCACGGCTAGCCCCATCCAGCCGCGTGACCTTAATTCTCGTGATGTCTGACCGCACATTCCGCGTACGCACCGAGTCGCTGAACACAGTCTTCAGACACTGCACCAGGGCTAGTTAAGGAACAGGGGGAGGTTGAGGTACAAGACTAGTTTTTATAAGACAAATCAAAACTTAAAGCTACTGATCAGTATAATGAAATTACTGCAGATATTCAATTAAACTGTCTTTAGACTTTAGATTATCTTTAGACTGATCCCACAGCCAAATGGGAAGATATTGGTTGACTTGCTAATTGTCAGGATTGGTCCATTGCCTTAGACAAACTTTTACCAGTTAAAATGACCTACTTGGCAGGTCCATGTTCTGGTGCTCAGCGATCTGTCTCTTGAGTGACCACCACTTACTCCTCAGCCACTGGGGGGACCGGACACTGCAGTGGGGAGGGGAAAACGAAACATTGATATAgctcaagttttctttttttttctctttcaaacaCACTGTACAAACTTCAAGAGATCTACTGCAATATGCTTGAATGTTGTCTAACGAGATTTCGGTAATTTTTCAATTTTGGCTGATATTACTGAAAGCCAAAATCTTTTGGTAAAACCACAAAAATTCCTGCAAAATTGTGCTTGAcaataaaaatgttgtctttattGACTGTATGCAACTAAACAAGGCAAAATGACTCTTAATTATGGTATTACAAAATGACCTACATCATTCTGCTCCAGCCCTGAGCCATTTTCACCCAGTCAATATCAGTGTCATCCTTCGTGTCCAGGTGTTCCACCCTGGGGGGAGTAAAAGTGTCTGCTTTATAACTGCAAGTGATGTAATAACCTTAAAATCATGAAACAACATATACTTCAATTTCATTTATTCCAACTgagatttaatttcatggtagaagGAAAAGAAGGTTTCTGCAGTGTTGACACAATTCTGAAGTACAGTAATCATACGATGGAAATGCAtgtttgcagtgtcatgactCCGCATTTGAGATGTCATCGCAAAAACCACCCAAATgaaaccaaaacaaacattttaaaacttcTAAAAATTTTTGTAACTCTTGTCCACAAAGATTCTATGTCTTTACAAATTACAGTCATTCCAAACAATTTCAGGTTATATCTCAACAAGTTGCTGCTGCCATACTTGTGTATGAGTGCCATATCATCCTCTTTGGTCCACTCATCGCCACCGGCTTGTTTCCAGTTAAGGTAGTTCAGCCACTTGGAGCGACACTGCTTCTCCGACCGCGTGCCGACACGCAGGGCGACCTTCGCCCACGAGATCCCGGAGGTAACGGGCTGGCCATGGATCGTGTTCGTCACCTCGTGAACCGCGTCTTGTAGCCTCTGTTCTTCCTCATTACTCCACTTACCTTTGGACCAATGAGAGAAGTCAGGTACAGGAAATTATGAGCAATTACTGGTATCAGCAAATAGCACGCTGCTTGAAACATGTTTCCTAGGATGGCTTATGCGGTCAATTTTTCATTATGGATGTAATTTATACATTGACcagagacctggcgcatccctgtctcgtattcagctagaagaaagggtatgccaccgCCTAAGGGGCAGTATAACGCCAAcagtgctgtaatacaccgtatgactatgactgactgctGACTATACATTGTTAAGGCTATGGTCATGTTTAAGTAATCAGTTTTTGCACAGCTACTGCACTGAAACATCTAACAAATTTTGACATTGGTTTTGCCAAATATGCCACCAAGATCATTGTTTTAGCTCATCCCTGTGAATCaaaatatcatattcatataaaGGATGttttttagcaaaaaaattcagacagtcatttgttcagcttTGACAAAGTTGTTTACACTTTTTTGAGCCAAACTAAGATGTTTAACAGTACGCACCTGAGTTGCAGGAGTCCCTCATGAGACGACACCTGTCCTTGACAGAAGAGGCACTGCGCCCCAGGGCTATCCCGATGGCTGCCCAGTTAGACCCATGCTTCTGTCTTAACCTATTAACCAACAACAGTCTGTCAATAACTATCAATATTAACTATTGTTTAGCTCAATACTGGAAGCTTGAATGTATTAATGAAATAAGAGTTGTGAAAGTTGTTTAACCCTCTCCCTACTGCCTAATCTCATACCTCATACAAATTAAGGCCCAATAGGCTACGTCATCACAGAAAAAGCTTCTGGGCAGCAATGGTGGTTTGGGTGGCTCCTAACATGTCAAATCAAGTCAATAAGGTCATCACCGAGTTCATGAGGTTAAAATAGACAAATAACAACTAAATTGTACTCACTCTTTCAATCTCTCAATCTCTTCAGGAGTATACctagaaaaaaagattaaagtagagttttaccaaaaaaatacaaaatgatacatcTAACTTGAAATTCATAAAATAcacgtacaatgtacattcaaaACTGTACTAAATTGACAAACTCCAAAACTGACAAAAAGCAGTAAACTAAAATCAGATGTTACAGTACAATGACAAACTATAATCTGGATCTTACTTTCCAACATGGTTCCTGTTGTCATACATCCGGAGAACTCTTCGGTAAATGGCGAAGAGTGGCCTGTTCAGACCTTGAGCGATGGTGCGATAGAAATCCTTCCTCTCGTCTTTGGACATCTCAAAAACAACCTCAGCAGCATCCTCAATGTTGTGATCCTACAGAAGAAAATATGCCCGAATGACTTGCTTGTAAGTCGTACTGCAAATTCAGTTACTTTCACGGTGGTCTCATTTCAAAGTAGAGGGGGGAAAGGAGCTTTCGGCACTGTTTTAAACTCACagttaaaacaattctgtagtacagtagtataTATACAACATTAGAAATTCATGAATTTGCAACAAAAACTGTGGAAAACTGTGGAAAAAAagactgcaaaagtttcaagatctACAGAAGTTTTATCAAACTGTTTAACAGACTTCATTATAGtatcacatacacatacaagaGTATCCTTACATCAAGAAAGGAAATCTGGTGCATACCTTACAGTACTGTTCAATGTTAGCTTTCAGCACTTCTACCTCCTCTTTAGACCACATCCCTTGTTTCCAGCTGTGGCCTGAACAAAACATCACAGGGATAAAAGGTTGTTTTATCTAGCTTAAGTGATTAAGAAAGAAACtgatagataaaaaaaacattattactTGTAGTATACTTTCATAAAAGAAAATGCACACGTGCAGATGACATCATACGAAACCCAGTACTAATTGGTAGTGAGTACTAGTTTCACGCAGTtcttgcccctgtaggacttagtgcgccagtagacaagagggtggagaaggaagtgcacatcCCTCTTttaccttaaaaagtcacgtgcaggccaggcagacgggtcgcctaaaccaccctgtctgcctaccattgtcttccgagacagatagATGCCAACTAGTCGGCAGAGAATATTGCTTTGGTATGACATACTGTTGTACCTTTGCCATGTAGGTTAGTCTTGTCCTCTTTAGTAGTGAACCACGCCTGGTTTACCGGGGCTGCCTCTTCTGTCTTGTCAGAGGAGGGCGTGGCTGGGGAACTGTCCATCCCAGAAACCTCCAACAGCTGGGGCAGGCAAAACAGAGCAATGATTGGTGGGGAATGTACAACAATTAAAACTTCATATTAACTGATGCGGACTGGAAACACTCTAACACTTGttttagacatacatgtaagtggaAAAAACGTCCACAAAAGATTCCACTGTTGCAATTCAACATACACATTTAAGCTTTTTGAATTTCTGGTGAAATACCCCTTGTTGTATTCAGTTA
This genomic window contains:
- the LOC118415241 gene encoding cyclin-D-binding Myb-like transcription factor 1 isoform X1; protein product: MDGAQDVGIDLDMNVDCLSHNNIHPDSPHSFNMEPDSGGEKRKGDDNSDDDFEDGNPEKKLRMNHNDFRDGYTTVEQLVGVTGDQSLPTDEDDLEHVSGSTLEQVEDSMTTAVQLATTSGQQIQLLEVSGMDSSPATPSSDKTEEAAPVNQAWFTTKEDKTNLHGKGHSWKQGMWSKEEVEVLKANIEQYCKDHNIEDAAEVVFEMSKDERKDFYRTIAQGLNRPLFAIYRRVLRMYDNRNHVGKYTPEEIERLKELRQKHGSNWAAIGIALGRSASSVKDRCRLMRDSCNSGKWSNEEEQRLQDAVHEVTNTIHGQPVTSGISWAKVALRVGTRSEKQCRSKWLNYLNWKQAGGDEWTKEDDMALIHKVEHLDTKDDTDIDWVKMAQGWSRMIVRSPQWLRSKWWSLKRQIAEHQNMDLPTLVQCLKTVFSDSVRTRNVRSDITRIKVTRLDGASRDIRGELLVNGGPSHSQDLPNMATVQLPIPVPQAGATATITTTTVAAAEQGNQPVQPEESQLIAGTSYQSFEVLQSTMQLTPTSTQGTYILRPSSGMVYTATPTSSDQIIVQTVQTDQLASNENVTVQLTPQSDHIIISTSTGQDHDITTTLNTSDIAAISQSGLPDQGMGHPDDSLNEVSQSEDLSCSSHLQDSVSQSQYSEDSNISQSDYGSHASVCQSSYNAHPMASQSDFTSHVRICQSDITGHATISQSDLSAEAISQSVISSQDVISQSQLGEQPGSSQSELDAHHSISQSDLEDHSHISQSGLTDDGSITTAHLLPDSAHYVTAEAIVSTSMADVSQSEGLDVTTSASTHYVIVSDNVTFVQSSTSDVDDGQLSTSDVIPFATLTGPILQHSDSDLLASSSDMVQHDLTSTTHTDDDMADFRGVN
- the LOC118415241 gene encoding cyclin-D-binding Myb-like transcription factor 1 isoform X2; its protein translation is MDGAQDVGIDLDMNVDCLSHNNIHPDSPHSFNMEPDSGGEKRKGDDNSDDDFEDGNPEKKLRMNHNDFRDGYTTVEQLVGVTGDQSLPTDEDDLEHVSGSTLEQVEDSMTTAVQLATTSGQQIQLLEVSGMDSSPATPSSDKTEEAAPVNQAWFTTKEDKTNLHGKGHSWKQGMWSKEEVEVLKANIEQYCKDHNIEDAAEVVFEMSKDERKDFYRTIAQGLNRPLFAIYRRVLRMYDNRNHVGKYTPEEIERLKELRQKHGSNWAAIGIALGRSASSVKDRCRLMRDSCNSGKWSNEEEQRLQDAVHEVTNTIHGQPVTSGISWAKVALRVGTRSEKQCRSKWLNYLNWKQAGGDEWTKEDDMALIHKVEHLDTKDDTDIDWVKMAQGWSRMIVRSPQWLRSKWWSLKRQIAEHQNMDLPTLVQCLKTVFSDSVRTRNVRSDITRIKVTRLDGASRDIRGELLVNGGPSHSQDLPNMATVQLPIPVPQAAAAEQGNQPVQPEESQLIAGTSYQSFEVLQSTMQLTPTSTQGTYILRPSSGMVYTATPTSSDQIIVQTVQTDQLASNENVTVQLTPQSDHIIISTSTGQDHDITTTLNTSDIAAISQSGLPDQGMGHPDDSLNEVSQSEDLSCSSHLQDSVSQSQYSEDSNISQSDYGSHASVCQSSYNAHPMASQSDFTSHVRICQSDITGHATISQSDLSAEAISQSVISSQDVISQSQLGEQPGSSQSELDAHHSISQSDLEDHSHISQSGLTDDGSITTAHLLPDSAHYVTAEAIVSTSMADVSQSEGLDVTTSASTHYVIVSDNVTFVQSSTSDVDDGQLSTSDVIPFATLTGPILQHSDSDLLASSSDMVQHDLTSTTHTDDDMADFRGVN